A window of the Euzebya pacifica genome harbors these coding sequences:
- a CDS encoding tyrosine-type recombinase/integrase, protein MLTALYTDLYRAGGREGTCLSVQTVKLVHMAVRKCLADAVDAGELRENPAAKSTRPTRDQHAAMALPGGGKGLRYLDRRQVRVLRSGLAPDQPVSPVIELAIATGLRRGELLGLRWPDVMPEGEADGQLRVRQTLVIVGGSPRFSEPKTAKSRRQFRLGDEGQRVLRQQRARQAEWRLSWPGAWGNDHDLVFTREDGAPLHPDAVSKAFRRIRDRLALSQVRFHDLRHTHATLALEAGLPVKVLSERLGHSSVQITWDTYAHVMPGQDVEFADRFDKHVYGTG, encoded by the coding sequence ATGTTGACCGCCCTGTACACCGATCTCTATCGTGCTGGCGGTCGCGAGGGCACCTGTCTGTCAGTGCAGACCGTGAAGCTGGTGCACATGGCAGTTCGCAAGTGCTTGGCCGACGCGGTCGACGCAGGCGAACTGCGCGAGAACCCTGCGGCGAAGTCCACGCGACCGACCCGCGATCAACATGCCGCGATGGCGCTGCCCGGCGGAGGGAAGGGTCTGCGCTACCTGGACCGTCGCCAGGTACGCGTGCTTCGGAGCGGCCTTGCGCCGGATCAGCCAGTCTCGCCAGTCATCGAACTGGCGATCGCCACAGGTCTGCGACGCGGGGAACTACTCGGTCTGCGCTGGCCGGACGTGATGCCCGAGGGTGAGGCGGACGGTCAGCTGCGGGTCCGTCAGACCCTCGTCATTGTCGGTGGGTCACCTCGATTCTCTGAGCCCAAGACGGCGAAGTCCCGCCGACAGTTCCGACTCGGAGACGAGGGGCAGCGGGTATTGCGTCAACAGCGTGCTCGACAGGCCGAGTGGCGGCTGTCCTGGCCCGGTGCTTGGGGCAACGACCATGACTTGGTGTTTACGCGTGAGGACGGCGCGCCGCTGCACCCCGATGCGGTCAGCAAGGCGTTCCGGCGGATCCGTGACCGCCTCGCCCTTTCACAGGTCCGGTTCCACGACCTACGGCACACCCACGCGACGCTGGCCCTCGAGGCGGGATTGCCGGTTAAGGTGCTGTCCGAGCGGCTTGGTCACTCGTCCGTGCAGATCACTTGGGACACCTACGCACACGTGATGCCGGGCCAGGACGTGGAATTCGCCGACAGGTTCGACAAGCACGTCTACGGCACCGGTTGA
- a CDS encoding pseudouridine-5'-phosphate glycosidase encodes MTAVPHPLLVSDEVQQALADGTGVVALESTLIAHGLPRGQNLSVARELEAIVRKAGAVPATIAVVDGQPRVGLDPEALERIATDEEVAKLSIRDLGVAAALGRTGATTVASTAHLAALAGIGVFATGGLGGVHREARDSWDESADLSALAGTPMAVVCAGVKSVLDVAATLERLESLGVPVLGFRTEAFPGFYLHSSKEPLDWRIDTAEDVVAVMDHMTGLGLDDRAVVVANPIPQDEQLDPTMHDRVLHSGLALLQSRRIRGKQVTPFLLDHFHTATGGESLRVNIRVVERNAALAADIAVARATSRRA; translated from the coding sequence ATGACCGCCGTGCCCCACCCGTTGCTCGTCAGCGACGAGGTCCAGCAGGCGCTTGCCGACGGCACCGGGGTGGTGGCGCTGGAGTCCACGCTGATCGCCCACGGCCTGCCGCGAGGGCAGAACCTCTCCGTGGCACGGGAACTCGAGGCGATCGTCCGCAAGGCCGGGGCCGTCCCGGCCACGATCGCCGTCGTCGACGGCCAGCCCAGGGTGGGACTGGACCCCGAGGCGCTCGAACGGATCGCCACCGACGAGGAGGTCGCCAAGCTGTCGATCCGCGACCTCGGCGTCGCCGCAGCCCTCGGTCGGACCGGCGCGACCACCGTCGCCTCGACCGCCCACCTGGCGGCGCTGGCCGGGATCGGCGTCTTCGCCACCGGGGGCCTCGGCGGCGTGCATCGCGAGGCGCGTGACTCGTGGGACGAGTCCGCGGACCTCTCCGCGCTGGCCGGGACACCGATGGCCGTCGTCTGCGCCGGGGTGAAGTCGGTCCTCGACGTCGCCGCCACCCTCGAGCGGTTGGAATCGCTCGGCGTGCCCGTCCTGGGTTTCCGCACCGAGGCCTTCCCCGGTTTCTACCTGCACTCCAGCAAGGAACCGCTGGACTGGCGAATCGACACCGCCGAGGACGTCGTCGCCGTCATGGACCACATGACCGGGCTCGGGCTGGACGACCGCGCCGTGGTCGTCGCCAACCCCATCCCGCAGGACGAACAGCTCGACCCGACCATGCACGACCGGGTCCTGCACTCCGGCCTGGCCCTGCTGCAGTCCCGCCGGATCCGCGGCAAGCAGGTCACCCCGTTCCTGCTGGACCACTTCCACACCGCGACCGGGGGTGAGAGCCTGCGGGTCAACATCCGCGTGGTCGAACGCAACGCGGCCCTGGCCGCCGACATCGCCGTGGCCCGCGCGACGAGCCGTCGGGCATGA
- a CDS encoding BTAD domain-containing putative transcriptional regulator yields the protein MNQLIRASVEGATTVRVSGRTVPLSTAERQVLAALLLDPSTGVSIRTLETLRWGDDPPRTARQSLQNTVSRLRAKLSADIDLAFDRYRLVTAVETDEDRLLRLATALEGGMPADVADLPGVPEWFADLPVMHETRRAAERLDTLLRRCTVARIVALEAAGAVTEALSLAHELRAADPSDESSWVREIDLHLRVGRRLEASATYRRARRELRHHWGIEPGPDLRRVEQRIFQATTTPTVDTSVPLVGRLDEQQRIQRHLTAGRTVLLHGARWSGKTRLATAVADRWPVTATVVDCGRSRRTPLAAVEDVTGDPVRLTDRIEARELLSRMVDRVRSTLDDTGLLVLDDVDRLGPLSREVFARALRNADTRVLATCRQRGGAVPGRDDVVEVALSGLGLEEIGRLVSVDQDAARILDQLTGGSPGLLLLLVEATGRTGVDLRMLDRLVTAERVPPPIADALLSRIAGIPPHVLAMLESLATAGATGVPFIDRLALDEGAPGIVRMDGAARPVFCHPLFRRVIVDRLPEGLRREVDLLRVAEPAVPAFATA from the coding sequence ATGAACCAGCTGATCAGGGCAAGCGTCGAGGGTGCGACCACGGTTCGGGTCAGCGGGAGGACAGTGCCCCTGTCCACGGCAGAACGCCAGGTGCTGGCGGCGCTCCTGCTGGACCCGTCGACGGGCGTGTCGATCCGGACACTCGAGACGTTGCGCTGGGGTGACGACCCGCCCCGAACGGCCCGTCAGTCCCTGCAGAACACCGTCTCCAGGCTTCGCGCCAAGCTGTCGGCCGACATCGACCTGGCGTTCGACCGGTATCGCCTGGTCACCGCCGTGGAGACCGACGAGGACCGGCTCTTGCGCCTCGCCACCGCGCTCGAGGGAGGCATGCCTGCCGATGTGGCCGACCTGCCCGGTGTCCCCGAGTGGTTCGCCGATCTGCCCGTCATGCACGAGACCCGTCGTGCGGCCGAGCGCCTGGACACCCTCCTGCGGCGCTGCACGGTCGCGCGCATCGTCGCCCTCGAGGCTGCGGGGGCGGTGACCGAGGCCCTGTCGTTGGCCCACGAGCTGCGGGCCGCCGACCCATCCGACGAGTCCTCCTGGGTCCGTGAGATCGACCTCCACCTGCGGGTCGGCCGACGGCTGGAGGCCAGCGCCACGTATCGTCGTGCCCGCCGTGAGCTGCGTCATCACTGGGGGATCGAACCCGGTCCGGACCTGCGTCGGGTCGAGCAGCGGATCTTCCAGGCGACCACCACACCAACGGTCGACACGAGCGTGCCGCTGGTCGGTCGACTCGACGAACAGCAGCGCATCCAGCGACACCTGACCGCCGGACGGACGGTGCTGCTCCACGGGGCGCGTTGGTCGGGCAAGACACGGCTGGCCACGGCGGTCGCCGATCGCTGGCCGGTCACCGCCACGGTCGTGGACTGCGGACGAAGCCGCCGGACACCGCTGGCTGCCGTCGAGGACGTGACCGGCGACCCGGTCCGGCTGACCGACCGGATCGAGGCGCGCGAGCTGCTGTCCCGGATGGTCGACCGTGTGCGCAGCACGCTGGACGACACCGGCCTGCTGGTGCTCGACGACGTGGACCGGTTGGGTCCGCTCAGCCGGGAGGTGTTCGCCCGCGCCCTGCGGAACGCCGACACGCGGGTGCTGGCGACCTGCCGGCAGCGAGGCGGCGCGGTGCCCGGACGGGACGACGTGGTCGAGGTCGCGCTCTCCGGTCTCGGGCTGGAGGAGATCGGGCGCCTCGTGTCGGTCGATCAGGACGCGGCGAGGATCCTGGACCAGCTGACCGGGGGCAGCCCGGGCCTGTTGCTGCTGCTGGTCGAGGCGACCGGTCGCACGGGGGTGGACCTGCGGATGCTGGACCGCCTGGTCACCGCCGAGCGCGTCCCGCCCCCCATCGCCGACGCCCTCCTCAGCCGCATCGCAGGCATTCCACCACACGTCCTCGCCATGCTGGAGTCGCTGGCCACCGCCGGCGCGACCGGGGTCCCCTTCATCGACCGGCTGGCGCTGGACGAGGGGGCACCGGGGATCGTGCGCATGGACGGCGCGGCCCGGCCGGTGTTCTGCCATCCGTTGTTCCGACGCGTCATCGTGGACCGGCTGCCCGAGGGGCTGCGCAGGGAGGTCGACCTGTTGCGGGTGGCCGAACCTGCCGTGCCCGCGTTCGCAACCGCGTAG
- a CDS encoding GGDEF domain-containing protein: MSAGDAAGVPAGASSARATPPQPNGGRGPFEGRMLLDAAPDLLLALLDDGHVAYASRDRLHSMGLKDEDVLGRRLAELVHPEDAPRIEADHAELLDGATTRVMTTARLRVGGDGYHSVELSSAVTSDDGHKTIVVSVRERSMPIPPADGTSVGASDPLTGLPNRTVLLDRAQHAITRLMRSGGLLLVALVDLDEFKVVNDALGHAVGDEVLRRMAKRLKKVLRPEDTLARIGGDEFAVVAEDLVDPRDATEFADRLIAVGQKPMQIDGAWVSCTLSLGVTLTSDPTLNAATVISQADTAMYRAKELGRNRWVEFDTHLRRIQVGRAHTQHLLRQALSTDGVRVVYQPIVDLSDGETVAVEAFARLWDPNTRHERRAEQFIGVAESVGLMPAVDTVVTNTALARARRWRELFGTGSRHCLVLNVNVHHFADHRFVPRMLEALEAAEMPCDALHLDVAERRLEIRSPAVTRGLEQLHDSGVHLGLDDFGGSTGALNTVWELPLEYVKLDPALVRGLGSEAQLRDVVGALIELFHARGLLVVAEGVETAGQLDTLISAGCDRAQGHLVGRPGTAVELETRLLAGTAPG; the protein is encoded by the coding sequence ATGTCTGCAGGTGATGCGGCAGGAGTACCGGCCGGCGCGTCGTCGGCTCGGGCCACTCCACCGCAGCCGAACGGCGGCCGGGGACCGTTCGAGGGCCGGATGTTGCTCGACGCGGCGCCGGACCTGCTGCTGGCGCTGCTCGACGACGGGCACGTGGCCTACGCATCGAGGGATCGTCTGCACTCGATGGGCCTGAAGGACGAGGATGTGCTGGGGCGTCGGCTCGCCGAGCTCGTCCATCCGGAGGACGCCCCCCGCATCGAAGCCGACCACGCTGAGCTGCTCGACGGCGCAACGACGCGGGTCATGACGACCGCCCGCCTCAGGGTCGGCGGCGACGGCTACCACTCCGTCGAGCTGAGCAGCGCCGTGACGAGCGACGACGGGCACAAGACCATCGTGGTCTCCGTACGGGAGCGCTCGATGCCCATCCCGCCCGCGGACGGGACGAGCGTGGGTGCGTCGGACCCGCTCACCGGGCTGCCGAATCGCACGGTGCTGCTGGATCGTGCCCAGCATGCGATCACCAGGCTGATGCGGTCCGGCGGACTGCTCCTCGTGGCGCTGGTGGACCTCGACGAGTTCAAGGTCGTCAACGACGCCCTCGGCCACGCCGTCGGGGACGAGGTGCTTCGGCGCATGGCCAAGCGCCTCAAGAAGGTCCTTCGCCCCGAGGACACCCTGGCCCGCATCGGCGGGGACGAGTTCGCGGTCGTGGCCGAGGACCTGGTCGACCCCCGCGACGCAACGGAGTTCGCCGACCGGTTGATCGCCGTCGGCCAGAAGCCGATGCAGATCGATGGGGCGTGGGTCTCGTGCACGCTCAGCCTCGGGGTCACGCTGACCAGTGATCCGACGCTCAACGCGGCAACGGTGATCAGCCAAGCCGACACGGCGATGTACCGGGCCAAGGAGCTCGGACGCAACCGGTGGGTCGAGTTCGACACCCACCTGCGGCGAATCCAGGTCGGCCGCGCCCACACCCAGCACCTCCTGCGGCAGGCGCTGTCCACCGACGGCGTACGTGTGGTCTACCAACCCATCGTCGACCTTTCCGACGGCGAGACGGTGGCCGTGGAGGCGTTCGCCCGGCTCTGGGACCCCAACACCCGACACGAGCGGCGAGCCGAGCAGTTCATCGGCGTTGCCGAGTCCGTCGGCCTCATGCCAGCGGTGGACACCGTCGTGACGAACACGGCGCTGGCACGGGCTCGGCGGTGGCGGGAGCTGTTCGGCACCGGTTCCCGGCACTGCCTCGTGCTGAACGTCAACGTCCACCACTTCGCCGACCACCGGTTCGTCCCCCGGATGCTGGAGGCGCTCGAGGCAGCGGAGATGCCCTGCGATGCCCTGCACCTCGACGTCGCCGAACGACGGCTCGAGATCCGCTCGCCTGCGGTCACGCGGGGGCTGGAGCAACTGCACGACAGCGGTGTGCACCTCGGGTTGGACGACTTCGGGGGCAGCACGGGTGCGCTGAACACCGTCTGGGAGCTGCCGCTGGAGTACGTGAAGCTGGATCCAGCGTTGGTCCGTGGACTCGGATCGGAGGCGCAGCTCCGCGACGTCGTGGGCGCCCTCATCGAGCTGTTCCACGCTCGCGGGCTCCTCGTCGTGGCGGAGGGTGTGGAGACCGCTGGACAGCTCGACACCCTGATATCGGCGGGCTGCGACCGGGCGCAGGGTCATCTCGTCGGTCGGCCGGGGACGGCTGTCGAGCTCGAGACACGGCTGCTCGCGGGGACGGCCCCCGGCTGA
- a CDS encoding DNA alkylation repair protein: MNPAELVTALSDAYKANADDKQASEMSAYMRDQFPFFGIKAVQRRALDRDVAGRGPGRPEHHYLIKVVKDCWGRGEREFQYFAVDYMRKHYRRLDASFLDLGRELVVTKAWWDTVDGLAAGVIGPFVRAQGTVEAMDTWVKADNVWVVRTALLHQLAAKEDTDVERLFTYALQRSADTDFFIRKAIGWSLRQYGRTDPTAVKRFVAANEQAFAPLVVREAMKHLQPSS, translated from the coding sequence ATGAACCCCGCCGAACTCGTAACCGCCCTGTCGGACGCATACAAGGCCAACGCCGACGACAAGCAGGCGTCGGAGATGTCGGCCTACATGCGCGACCAGTTTCCCTTCTTCGGGATCAAGGCCGTGCAGCGCCGCGCGCTCGATCGCGACGTCGCCGGCCGCGGTCCCGGACGCCCCGAACACCACTACCTGATCAAGGTGGTCAAGGACTGCTGGGGGCGCGGCGAGCGGGAGTTCCAGTACTTCGCCGTCGACTACATGCGCAAGCACTACCGTCGGCTGGACGCGTCCTTCCTGGACCTCGGCCGTGAGCTGGTGGTCACCAAGGCCTGGTGGGACACCGTCGACGGGCTTGCCGCCGGCGTGATCGGTCCCTTCGTCCGTGCGCAGGGCACCGTCGAGGCGATGGACACCTGGGTCAAGGCCGACAACGTCTGGGTCGTCCGCACGGCGCTGCTGCACCAGCTGGCCGCCAAGGAGGACACCGACGTCGAGCGGCTGTTCACCTACGCCCTCCAGCGGTCCGCCGACACCGACTTCTTCATCCGCAAGGCCATCGGATGGTCGCTGCGGCAGTACGGTCGCACCGATCCCACGGCGGTCAAGCGGTTCGTGGCCGCCAACGAGCAGGCCTTCGCGCCGCTGGTGGTCCGCGAGGCCATGAAGCACTTGCAGCCGAGCAGCTGA
- a CDS encoding LuxR C-terminal-related transcriptional regulator: MSGVHGAGAPVLPDGHVARGRLVRRLAEHRIVVIRANGGWGKSTLAAEAAARHTGEVTWVDLRDVDLDHQGVLRRLLDPLGMDGLVGDERDDDEVAAAVERVMQRRRPTALVVLDEVGPTHWSAVRLLGRALPEPHRLLVLGRRVPDDDRTEADAWPRLTTSDLAFTVDELHLLLVERLPGGLPDVMVEQLCVATGGWSTALRAVVNALGRSPTPHDLGRRLLEDNVVLDALVRDLVDPLDDDARRRLGAAACLPLLDARLARDLGLADTIKAAAELGVPWETPAVGPWTLPDPVADLLRPADPLPLAELQPLTVGLARHGRVLEAARLAVEHHQSDVAGSIVAAASIDDLRGSFKPSMLAFLRSLPDDVIARHPRIDIQVARLLTLMAAYGERNAFVLDRAPRWEDSHPAVAAAIHAERYRDLAYFSATPDPADITAVEALLAAATDLETRCRLEQGLALLLARRDGVDAAEAGLRRAAETAERSGDRHQAALILRDLAWVVLLEQGRLRQVVATFDRVEAMLGPGTTMTAWRINRADTLVTLGELEAADRDLDIAARQAELQHDDQHVAYAAWARAGLDSMRGERLRTLAAVQRAEQLAGDWMDTVTGVLFLSQVADALARVELEEEARERLDAARARREEDDRAVRVAEASVEVRLGAPAAALAAVERLDADELEPFEVPRMLLLEAFARHRAGLEASDAVGRAFAAYQAQGLLEVASLAEPQACRALIPLARSLGAPVPEGVVGGSGRPGPAAPGPEGPDLAAVLSDLHGLRPREVEVLLALRSGGTNAEIAGTLGISPATVRKHLQRAYAALDVRSRAEALVLLSHMEHG, encoded by the coding sequence TTGAGTGGGGTTCATGGCGCGGGCGCACCCGTCCTCCCCGACGGCCACGTCGCGCGGGGGCGGCTCGTCCGCCGGCTGGCGGAGCACCGGATCGTCGTCATCCGTGCCAACGGGGGCTGGGGCAAGTCGACGCTGGCCGCCGAAGCGGCGGCCCGGCACACCGGCGAGGTCACCTGGGTCGACCTTCGCGACGTCGACCTGGACCATCAGGGGGTGCTGCGCCGCCTGCTGGACCCGCTCGGCATGGACGGGCTCGTCGGCGACGAGCGCGACGACGACGAGGTGGCGGCCGCGGTCGAACGGGTCATGCAACGCCGTCGCCCGACTGCGCTCGTCGTGCTCGACGAGGTCGGACCGACCCACTGGTCGGCCGTCCGGCTGCTGGGGCGAGCCCTTCCCGAGCCCCACCGCCTGCTCGTGCTCGGACGCCGAGTCCCCGACGACGACCGCACCGAGGCCGACGCGTGGCCGCGGCTGACCACGAGCGACCTTGCGTTCACCGTCGACGAGCTGCACCTGCTGCTGGTCGAACGGTTGCCCGGCGGTCTCCCGGATGTCATGGTCGAGCAGCTCTGCGTGGCCACCGGTGGCTGGTCGACGGCCCTGCGCGCGGTCGTCAACGCGCTGGGACGCAGCCCCACACCCCACGACCTGGGACGCCGGCTGCTGGAGGACAACGTCGTGCTCGACGCGTTGGTCCGCGACCTGGTGGATCCCCTCGACGACGACGCGCGTCGCCGCCTGGGCGCAGCAGCATGCCTTCCGTTGCTGGATGCCCGCCTGGCGAGGGACCTCGGGCTGGCCGACACGATCAAGGCGGCCGCCGAGCTCGGTGTGCCATGGGAGACGCCCGCGGTCGGACCGTGGACCCTGCCCGACCCGGTTGCGGACCTGCTGCGTCCGGCCGATCCCCTGCCCCTGGCCGAGCTGCAGCCGCTGACGGTGGGGCTCGCACGCCACGGCCGGGTGCTGGAGGCCGCCAGGCTGGCCGTCGAGCACCACCAGTCCGATGTGGCCGGCAGCATCGTCGCTGCGGCGTCGATCGATGACCTGCGGGGGTCGTTCAAGCCGTCGATGCTGGCGTTCCTCCGGTCCCTGCCGGACGACGTCATCGCCCGCCATCCGCGAATCGACATCCAGGTTGCCCGGCTGTTGACCCTGATGGCCGCCTACGGGGAGCGCAACGCGTTCGTGCTGGACCGCGCCCCGAGGTGGGAGGACTCGCACCCTGCTGTGGCGGCGGCCATCCATGCCGAGCGGTACCGCGACCTCGCGTACTTCTCCGCCACGCCGGATCCGGCCGACATCACCGCGGTGGAGGCGTTGCTGGCGGCCGCCACCGACCTGGAGACCCGCTGCCGGCTCGAGCAGGGGCTGGCGCTCCTGCTCGCCCGTCGCGACGGCGTCGACGCGGCCGAGGCCGGCCTGCGGCGCGCAGCCGAGACGGCGGAGCGGTCCGGCGACCGACACCAGGCGGCCCTGATCCTGCGGGACCTGGCCTGGGTGGTGCTGCTGGAGCAGGGCAGGCTGCGCCAGGTCGTCGCCACGTTCGACCGGGTCGAGGCGATGCTCGGGCCGGGGACGACGATGACGGCGTGGCGCATCAACCGGGCCGACACGCTGGTGACGCTGGGCGAGCTGGAGGCCGCCGACCGTGACCTCGACATCGCCGCCCGTCAGGCCGAGCTGCAGCACGACGACCAGCACGTGGCCTACGCGGCGTGGGCGAGGGCAGGGCTGGATTCGATGCGCGGTGAGCGGCTGCGGACCCTTGCGGCGGTGCAGCGAGCCGAGCAGCTGGCCGGCGACTGGATGGACACGGTGACCGGGGTGCTGTTCCTGTCGCAGGTGGCCGATGCCCTGGCACGCGTGGAGCTGGAGGAGGAGGCCCGCGAGCGGCTGGACGCGGCACGGGCCCGCCGGGAGGAGGACGACCGCGCGGTGCGGGTCGCCGAGGCGTCGGTCGAGGTTCGCCTGGGTGCCCCCGCGGCGGCGCTGGCGGCCGTCGAGCGGCTGGACGCCGACGAGCTCGAGCCGTTCGAGGTCCCGCGCATGCTGCTGCTCGAGGCGTTCGCGAGGCATCGAGCGGGGCTGGAAGCCAGCGATGCCGTCGGTCGGGCGTTCGCGGCCTATCAGGCGCAGGGGCTGCTGGAGGTTGCGTCGCTGGCCGAACCCCAGGCGTGCCGTGCGTTGATCCCGCTGGCGCGCAGCCTCGGCGCGCCCGTCCCAGAGGGTGTCGTCGGCGGCAGCGGACGACCCGGACCGGCGGCACCGGGGCCTGAGGGCCCCGACCTGGCGGCCGTGCTGTCGGACCTGCACGGCCTGCGCCCCCGAGAGGTCGAGGTGCTGCTGGCCCTTCGCAGCGGCGGCACCAACGCCGAAATCGCGGGGACCCTGGGCATCAGCCCCGCGACGGTCCGCAAGCACCTCCAGCGGGCCTACGCCGCCCTGGACGTCCGCTCCCGCGCCGAGGCCCTGGTCCTGCTCTCGCACATGGAACACGGCTGA
- a CDS encoding carbohydrate kinase family protein, whose protein sequence is MTRPATVVVVGDALVDVVVRPLESVQPGSDTASTIRWRSGGAAANVARAIADQGGRARLVARVGDDVAGTFLTDSLHRHGVAAHVVRDPDRSTGTVVALVGADDRDMLTDRGASAHLGPGDLRSGWLDDAAHVHVSGYALLSPTTRAAGLHAMQRAREAGIPVSVDPASAAPLRRIGADAFLTMLPPRVLLTPNADEARILAGREDVEEAASCLGARTGEVLVSRGAGGVVWSDGRTVLRRSAVAVTGAVDPVGAGDALVAGLLTARVAGHPLEVQLDEALVAAGRAVGRPGPWTG, encoded by the coding sequence ATGACTCGTCCGGCCACCGTCGTCGTGGTCGGGGATGCGCTGGTCGACGTGGTCGTCCGCCCCCTGGAGTCCGTCCAGCCGGGCAGCGACACTGCGTCGACGATTCGCTGGCGCAGCGGCGGGGCGGCAGCCAACGTGGCCCGCGCCATCGCCGATCAGGGTGGTCGGGCACGGCTCGTGGCAAGGGTGGGCGACGACGTGGCCGGGACCTTCCTCACCGATTCGCTCCATCGCCACGGGGTCGCGGCGCACGTGGTGCGTGATCCCGATCGTTCGACCGGCACCGTCGTCGCGCTCGTGGGGGCCGACGATCGCGACATGCTGACCGACCGCGGGGCCAGCGCCCACCTCGGCCCCGGCGATCTTCGGTCCGGTTGGCTCGACGACGCCGCGCACGTGCACGTCAGCGGGTATGCCCTGCTGTCCCCGACGACGCGTGCGGCCGGCCTGCATGCGATGCAGCGAGCACGCGAGGCCGGCATCCCGGTCAGCGTCGACCCGGCCTCGGCAGCCCCGCTGCGTCGCATCGGGGCCGACGCGTTCCTGACGATGTTGCCCCCGCGCGTCCTGCTGACTCCCAACGCCGACGAGGCCCGCATCCTGGCCGGTCGCGAGGACGTCGAGGAGGCCGCCTCGTGCCTGGGCGCCCGCACCGGCGAGGTGTTGGTCAGCCGGGGCGCAGGCGGGGTGGTGTGGTCGGACGGCCGGACGGTCCTGCGCCGCAGCGCCGTTGCCGTGACTGGCGCCGTCGATCCGGTCGGGGCAGGTGACGCGCTGGTCGCCGGCCTGCTGACCGCGCGGGTGGCCGGCCACCCCCTGGAGGTCCAGCTCGACGAGGCCCTGGTGGCCGCGGGGCGTGCGGTCGGCCGTCCCGGCCCGTGGACCGGGTGA
- a CDS encoding SixA phosphatase family protein translates to MDDRRRLLVMRHAHAEPGHPGQADRDRALSPFGTSTAEARAGLVAELSPTDVLCSSALRTVQTLEALRLPDGVRVAVEDGIYEASAQTLVSRLATVPRDARTVLVVGHLPTVGHLVEGLLGDPFVHAFQPGAIAVLDVDCAWAEITAACADLTAFHD, encoded by the coding sequence ATGGACGATCGCCGTCGGCTGCTGGTCATGCGCCATGCGCATGCCGAACCGGGCCACCCCGGGCAGGCCGACCGGGATCGGGCGCTCAGCCCCTTCGGCACCTCGACCGCCGAAGCGCGTGCGGGCCTGGTCGCGGAGCTGTCACCGACCGACGTGCTGTGCTCCTCGGCGCTGCGCACCGTCCAGACGCTGGAGGCCCTCCGGCTCCCCGACGGGGTACGGGTGGCGGTCGAGGACGGCATCTACGAGGCGAGCGCGCAGACGCTGGTGAGCCGGCTGGCCACCGTGCCTCGCGATGCAAGGACGGTGCTGGTGGTCGGGCACCTGCCGACGGTCGGTCACCTGGTGGAGGGGCTGCTCGGCGATCCGTTCGTCCATGCCTTCCAGCCGGGCGCGATCGCGGTCCTCGACGTCGACTGCGCGTGGGCCGAGATCACCGCGGCCTGCGCCGACCTGACGGCGTTCCACGACTGA
- the tadA gene encoding tRNA adenosine(34) deaminase TadA: MDHDALMALAIEQAELARTHDDVPVGAVVARNGDVIGVGRNQRELDGDPTAHAEILALRAASQEVGLWRLDGCELVVTLEPCAMCAGAIVLSRIDRVVYGATDPKAGAVRSLMQIADDPRLNHRAEVVADVRAEECGRLLKDFFAERRRARSR, translated from the coding sequence ATGGACCACGACGCCCTGATGGCCCTCGCGATCGAGCAGGCCGAGCTCGCCCGCACCCACGACGACGTACCCGTCGGGGCCGTCGTCGCCCGCAACGGGGACGTCATCGGCGTCGGCCGCAACCAGCGCGAGCTCGACGGTGACCCGACGGCCCACGCCGAGATCCTGGCGTTGCGAGCCGCGTCGCAGGAGGTGGGCCTGTGGCGCCTCGACGGCTGCGAGCTCGTCGTGACCCTCGAACCGTGCGCCATGTGCGCCGGCGCGATCGTGCTGTCCCGCATCGATCGTGTCGTGTACGGCGCCACCGACCCCAAGGCCGGTGCGGTCCGCTCGCTGATGCAGATCGCCGACGACCCCCGGCTCAACCATCGGGCCGAGGTCGTGGCCGATGTCAGGGCCGAGGAGTGCGGCCGGCTGCTCAAGGACTTCTTCGCCGAACGCCGTCGCGCCCGCAGCCGCTGA
- a CDS encoding Hsp20/alpha crystallin family protein: protein MSIVRWDPWGELAAMQRDVSRTLAGTGSSSSWLPPADIFRTDEAFVIRMDVPGMREPDLQIAVEDGQMTVSLERHADEKVADDQWIRRERSVGRFERSFSLPEGVEHEQITANLDAGVLELRVPKPREKQPHRIPITATA from the coding sequence ATGTCCATCGTTCGTTGGGATCCCTGGGGTGAGCTGGCCGCCATGCAGCGCGACGTCAGCCGGACCCTCGCGGGAACCGGCAGCAGCTCCAGCTGGCTGCCCCCTGCCGACATCTTCCGCACCGACGAGGCGTTCGTGATCCGCATGGACGTGCCCGGCATGCGTGAGCCCGACCTGCAGATCGCCGTGGAGGACGGCCAGATGACCGTCTCCCTCGAGCGGCACGCCGACGAGAAGGTCGCCGACGACCAGTGGATCCGCCGAGAGCGGTCGGTGGGCCGCTTCGAGCGCAGCTTCTCCCTGCCCGAGGGCGTCGAGCACGAGCAGATCACGGCCAACCTCGACGCCGGCGTGCTCGAGCTGCGGGTCCCCAAGCCGCGCGAGAAGCAGCCGCACCGCATCCCGATCACCGCGACCGCCTGA